The stretch of DNA GAGCGACGACGGCCGCGAACTCGGCCGGCGCTTTCGCCCACTCGAACGCGTTGGCGTGTACGTCCCCGGGGGTGCGGCCGCCTACCCGTCGAGCGCGCTGATGGGCGTCATCCCCGCGCGAGTCGCGGGCGTCGACCAAGTCGCCGTCGCCACGCCACCCGCGAAAAAAGTGAATCCAGTGACGCTCGCGGCCATCCACATCGCCGGGGCGGATGCAGTGTATCAAGTCGGCGGCGCACAGGCCATTTCGGCGTTCGCCTACGGCACGGAAACCCTTCCCCGCGTGGAGAAAATCGCCGGGCCGGGCAACAAGTGGGTCACGGCGGCGAAAGCCGAGGTGCGCGGCGACGTGGAAATCGATATGCTCGCTGGACCGAGTGAGTTGCTCGTCGTCGCGGACGAGACGGCGAATCCGCGATTCGTCGCCGCGGACATGCTCGCCCAAGCAGAACACGACCCGAACGCCGCGGTCGTGACGGTGACCGACAGCGAGGAACTCGCCGCCGACGTAGCAAAAGAACTCGAAACGCAAGCTGGCGAGCGCGAGCGCGAGGACATCATCCACGAAGCTCTCGAAAACGACGCGAGTGGCCTCTTCGTTGCCCGCTCGATGTCCGAGGCCATTCTGTTCGCAGAGGAGTACGCAGCAGAGCACCTTTCGATTCAGGCCGACGACGACGAGTCCATTCTCGACCGCATCGCAAGCGCCGGAAGCGTCTTCCTCGGGCCGTACACGCCCGTGGCGGCGGGCGACTACGCCTCCGGAACGAACCACATCCTCCCGACGAACGGGCAGGCGAAGGTTACCGGCGGCCTCTCGGTGGACACGTTTATGCGTTCGACGACAGTCCAACGTCTCAGCTCTGACGCGCTCGCAGACCTCTCTGAGACGATTACGG from Haladaptatus sp. ZSTT2 encodes:
- the hisD gene encoding histidinol dehydrogenase, giving the protein MEPTPVADLGPDARRALFARDAGIDEIRSDVADIVSRVRDEGDVALRQFSKEFDGVDVGNLDITDQAERAADAIDDDIRDAIETAAANIRAFHERQLPEDWRVSDDGRELGRRFRPLERVGVYVPGGAAAYPSSALMGVIPARVAGVDQVAVATPPAKKVNPVTLAAIHIAGADAVYQVGGAQAISAFAYGTETLPRVEKIAGPGNKWVTAAKAEVRGDVEIDMLAGPSELLVVADETANPRFVAADMLAQAEHDPNAAVVTVTDSEELAADVAKELETQAGEREREDIIHEALENDASGLFVARSMSEAILFAEEYAAEHLSIQADDDESILDRIASAGSVFLGPYTPVAAGDYASGTNHILPTNGQAKVTGGLSVDTFMRSTTVQRLSSDALADLSETITALAEAEGLEAHAESVRTRLQD